One window from the genome of Malus domestica chromosome 01, GDT2T_hap1 encodes:
- the LOC114826418 gene encoding uncharacterized protein, with product MMKTKVGYTQGFLHNPSYEDVCTGTTQHSEVVRVQYDPKECNFKSLLDLFWSRHDPTTLNRQVDIEDEDDDAENNGDDDECEVEITHRGDVVSAALKSNRRDREGESEIRVRDVKLRVQVIADLCRWSEKE from the exons ATGATGAAGACCAAGGTTGGGTACACCCAGGGGTTTCTGCACAACCCGAGTTACGAGGACGTGTGTACTGGCACCACCCAGCATTCGGAGGTTGTGAGAGTGCAGTACGATCCTAAAGAGTGCAACTTTAAGAGCCTGCTCGATCTCTTCTGGTCCAGGCACGACCCCACCACACTCAATCGTCAG GTAGACATTGAAGACGAAGATGATGATGCAGAGAACAATGGCGACGATGACGAGTGCGAGGTTGAAATCACCCATCGCGGAGACGTCGTTTCAGCTGCTCTCAAATCGAATCGGAGAGATCGAGAAGGGGAATCagaaattagggttagggatgTGAAATTACGCGTTCAAGTGATCGCAGATCTCTGTCGCTGGTCCGAAAAGGAGTAG